The nucleotide window ATGAATCGACAAAAGTAGGGTGGGCACTGCCCACCACAACCCGACAAATAAAGTTTTCAACAGTTAAGCTGACGTTTTACAGTTGTGTTCTGAGGAAGTTTTGGAGTTAGACTGTGAACGGGGACAAGTTTCTAAATCTTCAGTAATGGGATTTTGAGGATTTAATCCAATCCAACCATCAATATGAACCGGATCAAACCCCACTTGATAAATGTCCTCGACTTGAATTAGGGGACGACGAATTAATAACGGATCTGCTATCATCAGGCTTAAGGCTGTCACTTCATCTAATTGATTGGGGATGACTTCCCCTGATTTAATTCGTGGTGCTGTGTAATTAAACCATTCCACCACTGGCCGAGAACCAAAAAATGGCCGCAGACTTTCGGGAGTCCAAGGGGTATTTAAGAGACTATGGGCTTCTACTTCGTGTCCGGCAGCCGATAACAAGGCTTTTTGCTTAGTATTGTTAATACAGCCGGGTTTTTCGTAAAAGATGACTTTGACCATTGTTTTTGCTTTGTAGCGGAATAATTTTAAGCTTTACTCCCATTTCGGGATAGATATTTTTATTTTCTCGTTAAAGTTAGGGACGATTCTGTATCTATTGTTCCATTATTTAGCTTCCCCCCTCAGATCAATTGAATATTTTTAAGCATCGATAAATGTTTAGATATGGGGGCAAAGGTATTAGCCACTATCATCCCACTGGCCGCCACCGCCGGCAACCCAATCCCCGGAAAAGTAGAATCCCCACAACACCATAAACCCCTCAAAGGAGTAGTTCCACCCGGAAAAAACCCTTTTCCGGCGGCGATCGCTGGCCCGTAAGTTCCCTGATCGCGTCTTAAAAACCGTTCATGAGTTAAAGGCGTTCCTATTAAAGTCACTTCACATCGGGAACGAATATCGGGAATAACTCTTTCTAGCGCCTTCCAAACCGCTTGCGATCGCTGTTGTTTTAGAGTCTCATATTCAGGAGAACGACGATCTAAACCTTGCCAAAGATGATAAGGTTCATTCCCTGGAGTATAAGCATGAATAACGTGCTTTCCGGGGGGGGCTAAATTGGGATCGAGAACCGAAGGAATTGAGATTAAAATAACATTTTGAGGAGCGGTTATTCCTTTTTCCCAATCATTCACTACAATATAATGACAGGCTAAATCAAAGGGAATATTTGTCCCATCAATTCCTAGATGAAAGTGCATAAAACTATCACATTGAGGGGTATTTTGTCGCTGTTGTCGGTAAGAATTAGAGATTGCACCGTCAGGAATCATTTTCAGGGTATCCCAAACCGAAGCATTACTCACGACGGCTTTTTTTGCCCGTATCTGTTTACCGTTGTGTAACTGTATCCCTACCGCCCGCTTATTTTCGACTAAAATTTGCTCAACATGGGCATTAAGTAACAGTTCTCCCCCATATTTTTCTAATCCTCTCACTAAAGCCTCGACGATCGCCCCACTTCCCCCGATCGGATAGTCTAACTTTACCCCCGGACGATACCAATCTGCAAACATAAAGGCCACTTCTGCCCCAAGAGTGCCCTTAGCTGGTAGTCCAGAGAGAAGAAAACACAGTAAATCTAACCAATTACGGATAAACGGATCGGTAATTGTACCCTCAATAATATCACTAAAAGCGCCCGTTAATTTAAACATTTGGGGGGCGTGGGGTAGAAGAGAGGGGAAAAATTGACCTACCGTAATCAGTGCCCCTAAATCAAGACGTAGGGTAGCCGGAGGAATAGCGATCGCCGCGTCTTTTAAGGGTTGCATGAGGTGTTGAAGGTTGCGCCACTGGGTGAGAGCTTCTTTTCCTCGTAACGTTTCCAACACTTGGCAAAATTGATCAGCCCCCACAGAAGTATCAAAATTTCCCTCTGGAAGGCAGCAACCCCAAGTATCATAAGTTACCCAAGATAAATCTTCTTCTATTGCGTCTAAAACTTGTTTTAAGGGGTTAGGAGAAGGGCTATAGGATAACCCAGAATATAAAGAGGGGCCAGAATCAAAATGATACCCTTTATATTGAAAACTATGAGCCGCCCCACCAGGGATAGAATGACTCTCACAAACGGTAACTTGAAACCCATATTTAGCTAAAAGGGAGGCACAACTTAACCCCCCAATACCACTCCCAATGATGATAATGTCTGTCTCCATCCCTTTTTTGCTTAACCTCTTCGTGAACTTTAATTTGTTCTTTATTATATCGAAATAATAATTTTTGTTAATTTCTCATGTGTCCTCATTATCATTTCGCAGAAATTCTTTGATATAAGCTGTTAAATCCTTCAATTAAAATTTAAAAATAGGTAATAACTTATAAAAGATAATTTACAGCTAAAAAATCAAGTTTTAGGTGCTATTTTGGGGTTTAAAGCGATGGGATTTATATGATTATTATTTTATGCTTAATAGTTAATTTCAAGCATTAATATCCAAAAAATAGTCATGAAAGATTTAAAATTAAGTCTTTTTGCTTTTGGTGCTGGTTTAGGTTTAAATTTTGCCCCCATACACCCCTTAAAGGCTGCTAATTTCGAGTGGGATTTTTCGGGTTATAATGCAACGGGAGCGGGGTATTTACGATTTAATGATGTAGCTATCAGAAAATCCCATAATAATGATTTATTTACCCAAAATGGACAAACTCAAATTAAATTATCCCAATTAGCCAGCATCCCTAACATCAATTTAAAATTTGATTTCGAGTTAGAAGATATCGCCTTTTTTGGCTACGATGAACAAACAGTCTATTTTTATCCCAATCAAGACCCAGAATTGATTTTTAAATGGGAAAATGGGGTAGGAGATTTAATCGGGATTAATTATAGCGATAGTCAACCCTTGTCAATGTCATCTTGTCATTATATTTATTGTGCAGATTTTAACGGAACTTTTCAGACGACTTGGACAGGAAATACCTTTGTTAATCAAGGAAGAGGCCGAGTAGACAGCTATGAATGGGAACTGGTATATACTTGGGATGAAACAATACAAGATTGGGTTTCTGATTGGGAGCTAGTTTATCAAGAAAGTTTTGACTCTTCTACTTATGGTGGATTTGAAGGATTGATAACTTTTTCGACCCTTGAACCTGTCGTGATTCCTGAACCCTTAACATTTCTCGGAAGTGGGACAGCTATGGCTATAGGAAGATTTTTTAAACGGTGTTTATCTAAAAAGCCCAAAAAAAACTAAAATAAAGTTTAAGCCCACAGCAATCTCGTAAAAACCCAAGTCTTCTTAATCAAGTTAAGATAAGCCCTTCCCCTAAGAGCAATTTATCCCTAATTTTTTGATAAAATTAAGATATAAACCCAATATCAATCAAGCCCTAAAACCTCTCCATTTAAAACCCAAGAGTGAAAATTTCCCATCATGACAACAGAGATCCAACTTGAACTTGAACAGGCCGTAAACCAAAGACGCAACTTTGCGATTATTTCTCACCCAGACGCAGGAAAAACCACTCTAACAGAAAAACTCTTACTCTATGGAGGGGCAATACATCAAGCCGGTGCCGTCAAAGCGAGACGAGATCAACGCAAAGCTACCTCAGACTGGATGGAAATGGAAAAACAACGGGGTATTTCTATTACCTCCACCGTGTTACAGTTTGATTACAAAAACATTCAAATTAACTTACTCGATACCCCCGGACACCAAGACTTCAGTGAAGATACTTATCGGACTTTGGCGGCGGCGGATAATGCGGTAATGTTAATTGACGCGGCTAAAGGGTTAGAACCTCAAACCCGTAAACTGTTTGAAGTCTGTAAACTGCGAGCGCTGCCTATTTTTACCTTTGTTAATAAATTAGATCGCCCCGGACGAGAACCCTTAGAATTACTCGATGAGATCGAACAGGAATTAGGACTCCAAATTTATGCCGTTAACTGGCCCATCGGCATCGGCGATCGCTTTAAAGGCGTATATGACCGACGCAGTAAGGCTATACACCTGTTTGAACGTCGCGCTCATGGCTCTCAGGAAGCCCAGGAAACGGTGATCCAGCTTGGCGACCCCAAAATTGAGGAATATCTCGAACAAGACCTCTATTATCAGCTAAAAGAAGATTTAGAAATTTTAGAAGAAATTGGGGCAGACTTAGACCTAGAAAAGGTTCACTCAGGCCAAATGACTCCTATTTTCTTTGGCAGTGCCATGACCAATTTTGGCGTTAAACTCTTCCTAGAAGCCTTTTTAG belongs to Gloeothece citriformis PCC 7424 and includes:
- a CDS encoding ArsC/Spx/MgsR family protein; translated protein: MVKVIFYEKPGCINNTKQKALLSAAGHEVEAHSLLNTPWTPESLRPFFGSRPVVEWFNYTAPRIKSGEVIPNQLDEVTALSLMIADPLLIRRPLIQVEDIYQVGFDPVHIDGWIGLNPQNPITEDLETCPRSQSNSKTSSEHNCKTSA
- a CDS encoding PEP-CTERM sorting domain-containing protein, which encodes MKDLKLSLFAFGAGLGLNFAPIHPLKAANFEWDFSGYNATGAGYLRFNDVAIRKSHNNDLFTQNGQTQIKLSQLASIPNINLKFDFELEDIAFFGYDEQTVYFYPNQDPELIFKWENGVGDLIGINYSDSQPLSMSSCHYIYCADFNGTFQTTWTGNTFVNQGRGRVDSYEWELVYTWDETIQDWVSDWELVYQESFDSSTYGGFEGLITFSTLEPVVIPEPLTFLGSGTAMAIGRFFKRCLSKKPKKN
- a CDS encoding phytoene desaturase family protein, whose product is METDIIIIGSGIGGLSCASLLAKYGFQVTVCESHSIPGGAAHSFQYKGYHFDSGPSLYSGLSYSPSPNPLKQVLDAIEEDLSWVTYDTWGCCLPEGNFDTSVGADQFCQVLETLRGKEALTQWRNLQHLMQPLKDAAIAIPPATLRLDLGALITVGQFFPSLLPHAPQMFKLTGAFSDIIEGTITDPFIRNWLDLLCFLLSGLPAKGTLGAEVAFMFADWYRPGVKLDYPIGGSGAIVEALVRGLEKYGGELLLNAHVEQILVENKRAVGIQLHNGKQIRAKKAVVSNASVWDTLKMIPDGAISNSYRQQRQNTPQCDSFMHFHLGIDGTNIPFDLACHYIVVNDWEKGITAPQNVILISIPSVLDPNLAPPGKHVIHAYTPGNEPYHLWQGLDRRSPEYETLKQQRSQAVWKALERVIPDIRSRCEVTLIGTPLTHERFLRRDQGTYGPAIAAGKGFFPGGTTPLRGLWCCGDSTFPGIGLPAVAASGMIVANTFAPISKHLSMLKNIQLI
- a CDS encoding peptide chain release factor 3, whose amino-acid sequence is MTTEIQLELEQAVNQRRNFAIISHPDAGKTTLTEKLLLYGGAIHQAGAVKARRDQRKATSDWMEMEKQRGISITSTVLQFDYKNIQINLLDTPGHQDFSEDTYRTLAAADNAVMLIDAAKGLEPQTRKLFEVCKLRALPIFTFVNKLDRPGREPLELLDEIEQELGLQIYAVNWPIGIGDRFKGVYDRRSKAIHLFERRAHGSQEAQETVIQLGDPKIEEYLEQDLYYQLKEDLEILEEIGADLDLEKVHSGQMTPIFFGSAMTNFGVKLFLEAFLDYALKPIGRNSSVGLVDPSYPEFSGFVFKLQANMDPKHRDRVAFVRVCTGKFEKDMTVNHARTGKTVRLSRPQKLFAQDRASIEEAYPGDVIGLNNPGVFAIGDTIYNGKKLEYEGIPCFSPELFSYLKNPNPSKFKQFQKGIQELTEEGAIQIMFSTDDFIRDPILAAVGQLQFEVVQFRMLSEYGVETRLEPLSYSLARWVAGGWKAIEEAGRIFNTMTVKDGWGRPVLLFKNEWNLQQVKEDHPKLELTSIAPVGSGIQPS